In Jejubacter calystegiae, the following are encoded in one genomic region:
- a CDS encoding methyl-accepting chemotaxis protein, protein MLKTIRARITAAGIAIVVSVLMLNTFLNYSVAHRNNDQLINASLSSISSSHATALADWIMIKKRNIESLTDEALMENPRPYFRSIIDASGFTNIYVSFTNKTTQFEGITDVPLDYDATSRPWFTQAVNAGHTIVTEPYMDDASGILVVTVATPITKEGVLLGVVAGDMAMDTVINNVLSIHPAEKSFGMLINRSGTIIANADPSLTLKPITELSPNFDMTKLLMTTTRKEVEIDNEMTLVRAKEVAGTDWLVMVVLNKAVMNEGSAWMLTLSLISLVVLAAGAALIISLIMAKVLKRLALVRDSMLAISSGDADLTQRLPDQGGDEVSQIASAFNQFVGNLGGIMSQIRDTSHSVHTASDEIAAGNRELSGRTESAAASLQQTASSLEQITATVAQSADSARQAGSITESATSAAQHGGEVVNTVLSTMGDIENASDKIRDIISVIDGIAFQTNILALNAAVEAARAGEQGRGFSVVASEVRSLAQRCSHAAREIKDLIEATVESVMSGACQVREANDAMDNIIINVENVTQIMKEIQDATAVQMVGINEINQAVHQLDGIVQQNAAMVEESTTAAAALQDQAASMTRVIGRFRIE, encoded by the coding sequence ATGTTAAAAACAATACGAGCCCGCATCACTGCTGCGGGCATCGCTATCGTCGTCAGTGTTCTGATGTTGAACACTTTCCTTAACTACAGCGTTGCTCACAGAAACAACGATCAACTCATCAACGCCAGCCTGTCGTCCATCAGCAGTAGTCATGCTACGGCGCTGGCCGACTGGATAATGATCAAGAAGCGCAATATTGAGTCATTAACCGATGAAGCGCTGATGGAAAATCCACGGCCTTACTTCCGTTCGATCATCGACGCTTCCGGTTTCACCAATATTTATGTGAGCTTTACCAATAAAACCACGCAGTTCGAAGGTATTACCGATGTGCCGCTGGATTATGATGCCACTTCCCGCCCCTGGTTTACCCAGGCCGTTAATGCGGGCCATACCATCGTGACCGAGCCCTATATGGATGATGCCAGCGGTATCCTGGTAGTGACCGTCGCGACGCCGATTACCAAAGAGGGCGTGCTATTGGGTGTGGTCGCAGGCGATATGGCGATGGACACGGTGATTAACAACGTGCTCAGCATCCATCCGGCGGAAAAGAGCTTTGGCATGCTGATTAACCGCAGCGGCACCATTATCGCCAACGCCGATCCCAGTCTGACGCTCAAGCCCATTACCGAGCTGTCGCCCAATTTCGACATGACCAAATTGTTGATGACCACAACGCGTAAAGAGGTGGAAATCGATAACGAAATGACGCTGGTTCGGGCTAAAGAGGTTGCAGGGACCGACTGGCTGGTCATGGTCGTGCTCAATAAAGCGGTAATGAACGAAGGCAGCGCCTGGATGTTAACGCTGTCGCTGATATCGCTGGTGGTACTGGCAGCGGGCGCTGCACTGATTATCAGCCTGATTATGGCCAAAGTGCTTAAACGTCTGGCGCTGGTGCGCGACTCTATGCTGGCCATCAGCAGCGGCGATGCCGATCTGACCCAGCGTCTGCCGGATCAGGGGGGCGACGAGGTGTCGCAAATCGCCAGCGCCTTTAACCAGTTTGTCGGTAATCTGGGCGGAATCATGAGCCAGATCCGCGACACCAGCCATTCGGTACACACCGCGTCGGATGAGATAGCTGCTGGCAACCGCGAACTCTCCGGCCGTACCGAATCCGCCGCGGCCAGCCTGCAACAGACCGCTTCGTCGCTGGAACAGATTACGGCAACCGTCGCCCAGTCGGCAGACTCCGCGCGTCAGGCGGGAAGCATTACCGAATCCGCCACCAGTGCCGCCCAGCATGGCGGCGAGGTGGTTAATACTGTGCTCAGCACCATGGGCGATATTGAAAACGCCTCCGACAAAATTCGCGACATTATTAGCGTTATCGACGGCATTGCCTTCCAGACCAATATCCTGGCGCTCAATGCCGCGGTAGAAGCGGCGCGGGCCGGAGAACAGGGTCGGGGCTTCTCGGTGGTCGCCAGCGAAGTCCGCAGCCTGGCGCAGCGCTGCTCCCATGCCGCCAGGGAAATTAAAGATCTGATCGAAGCCACGGTTGAAAGCGTCATGTCTGGCGCCTGCCAGGTGCGGGAGGCTAATGATGCGATGGACAACATCATCATCAACGTTGAGAACGTCACGCAGATCATGAAGGAGATTCAGGACGCCACTGCCGTGCAGATGGTGGGAATTAACGAAATCAATCAGGCGGTGCATCAGCTCGACGGCATCGTTCAACAGAATGCCGCCATGGTGGAAGAATCCACTACGGCCGCCGCAGCGCTCCAGGATCAGGCCGCCAGCATGACCCGCGTCATTGGCCGGTTTCGGATCGAATAA
- the cheR gene encoding protein-glutamate O-methyltransferase CheR yields the protein MVRVPLTEPEFKKLSQLIYQRAGIVLADNKRDMVYNRLSRRLRALNLDNFSQYIGLLESHTLHAEWQPFINALTTNLTAFYRESYHFPILAEHARSRPGGYSVWSTAASTGEEPCSIAITLDETLGRSTGTRIWATDIDTEVLDTATRGIYRELDIAKLTEAQKKRYFLRGTGSQEGKVRVRPELLSGIQYQPLNLLDNDWAVPGPFDAIFCRNVMIYFDKDTQRKILRRFAGMLKEGGILFAGHSEHVSQLSDDFYLKGLSVYGLTKDKR from the coding sequence ATGGTCCGTGTGCCACTGACGGAACCGGAATTTAAAAAGCTCAGCCAGCTGATTTATCAACGTGCCGGTATCGTTCTGGCTGATAACAAGCGGGATATGGTTTACAACCGACTGTCCCGCCGTCTGCGGGCGCTAAATCTGGACAATTTTTCACAGTATATTGGCCTGCTGGAAAGCCATACGCTACACGCAGAGTGGCAACCCTTTATCAACGCGCTTACCACCAATCTGACCGCGTTTTACCGCGAATCGTATCACTTCCCTATTCTGGCCGAACACGCCCGTTCGCGCCCGGGCGGCTACAGCGTCTGGAGTACTGCGGCCTCTACCGGTGAGGAGCCCTGCTCCATCGCCATTACGCTGGATGAGACCCTGGGGCGCAGTACCGGCACCCGAATCTGGGCAACGGATATCGACACCGAGGTTCTGGACACCGCCACCCGCGGTATCTATCGCGAACTGGACATCGCCAAGCTGACGGAAGCGCAGAAAAAACGCTACTTCCTGCGCGGTACCGGCAGCCAGGAAGGCAAGGTGCGGGTGCGCCCCGAACTGCTCTCAGGCATCCAGTATCAGCCGCTGAATTTGTTGGATAACGACTGGGCCGTTCCCGGCCCTTTCGATGCCATCTTCTGTCGTAACGTAATGATTTATTTTGATAAGGATACGCAACGGAAAATTCTGCGCCGATTCGCTGGCATGCTGAAAGAAGGTGGAATTCTGTTTGCCGGACATTCCGAACACGTCAGCCAGCTTAGTGATGATTTCTATCTGAAGGGGCTGTCCGTCTATGGACTGACTAAGGATAAGCGATGA
- a CDS encoding protein-glutamate methylesterase/protein-glutamine glutaminase, protein MKKIQVLCVDDSALIRQLMTEIVNSHSDMEMVATAPDPLIARDLIKRHNPDVLTLDVEMPRMDGLDFLERLMRLRPMPVLMVSSLTSRGSEITLNALELGAVDFVTKPQIGLREGMMHYSDAIADKIRAASRAQIARHTPAAPPRRLVSPPMVGSEKIIAIGASTGGTEAIRQTLVPLPPTCPGLLITQHMPPGFTRSFADRLNKLCQISVKEAEDGERVMPGHAYIAPGDNHMELVRSGANYHIKLHDAPPVNRHRPSVDVLFHSVARTAGKNAVGVILTGMGNDGAAGLLAMRNAGAWTLAQSEKSCVVFGMPREAIAAGAACEVVCLEHVSQKMLNAVVGQAQRI, encoded by the coding sequence ATGAAAAAGATACAGGTACTGTGCGTTGATGACTCGGCATTAATTCGTCAGTTAATGACCGAGATCGTTAACAGCCATTCGGATATGGAAATGGTGGCGACGGCACCGGATCCGCTTATCGCCCGTGATTTAATTAAGCGCCATAACCCGGACGTGCTGACGCTCGATGTGGAGATGCCGCGCATGGATGGCCTCGATTTCCTGGAGCGCCTGATGCGGCTGCGCCCGATGCCGGTCCTTATGGTTTCTTCGCTGACCAGCAGGGGGTCGGAAATCACCCTGAACGCGCTGGAACTGGGGGCCGTGGATTTCGTGACCAAGCCGCAGATCGGCCTGCGAGAAGGGATGATGCACTATAGCGACGCCATCGCCGATAAGATCCGAGCCGCCTCGCGGGCGCAGATCGCACGCCATACACCCGCGGCGCCCCCCAGGCGCCTGGTTTCTCCTCCCATGGTGGGCAGTGAAAAAATTATCGCTATCGGCGCCTCCACTGGCGGTACCGAAGCCATTCGTCAAACCCTGGTGCCGCTGCCCCCCACCTGCCCGGGACTGCTGATTACCCAACATATGCCGCCAGGCTTTACCCGCTCCTTTGCCGATCGCCTGAACAAACTGTGCCAGATCTCGGTAAAAGAAGCCGAAGACGGCGAGCGTGTTATGCCAGGCCATGCCTATATCGCCCCTGGCGATAATCATATGGAGCTGGTGCGCAGCGGGGCGAACTACCACATCAAGCTGCATGACGCACCGCCAGTGAATCGCCACCGCCCGTCGGTAGACGTGCTGTTCCATTCGGTGGCGCGCACCGCAGGCAAGAACGCCGTGGGCGTTATTCTGACCGGTATGGGCAACGACGGCGCCGCCGGACTGCTGGCCATGCGTAATGCAGGGGCCTGGACTCTGGCACAGAGTGAAAAAAGCTGTGTGGTTTTCGGCATGCCCCGTGAGGCCATCGCCGCAGGCGCCGCCTGCGAGGTTGTCTGTCTGGAACATGTCAGCCAGAAAATGCTTAACGCCGTCGTGGGCCAGGCCCAACGCATCTGA
- the cheY gene encoding chemotaxis response regulator CheY, translating to MADKNMRFLVVDDFSTMRRIVRNLLKDLGFHNVEEAEDGQDALNKLRESKFDFVVSDWNMPNMDGLQLLSEIRKDPALGQTPVLMVTAEAKKENIIAAAQAGASGYVVKPFTAATLEEKLGKIFEKLGW from the coding sequence ATGGCCGATAAAAACATGCGCTTCCTGGTTGTTGACGACTTTTCCACCATGCGCCGCATTGTCCGCAACCTGCTTAAGGATCTGGGCTTTCATAACGTGGAAGAAGCCGAAGACGGTCAGGACGCATTGAACAAACTGCGTGAATCCAAATTTGATTTCGTCGTCAGCGACTGGAATATGCCGAACATGGATGGCCTGCAATTACTGTCTGAAATTCGTAAGGATCCGGCGTTGGGTCAGACGCCGGTACTGATGGTGACAGCGGAAGCGAAGAAAGAGAACATCATCGCCGCAGCCCAGGCTGGCGCCAGCGGTTACGTGGTGAAACCCTTTACTGCCGCGACGCTGGAAGAAAAGCTGGGCAAAATCTTTGAAAAACTCGGGTGGTAA
- the cheZ gene encoding protein phosphatase CheZ has product MMDTMTTAQAAGNVNDIISRIGNMTRLLRDSLKDLGLDQTIIQAAEAIPDARERLSYVVSKTSQAADTVLNCVDEARPLQDRLHSGAGELSLRWDAWFEDPIELSDARELVRDTRSFLKETPALVDKTNAHLMDIMMAQDFQDLTGQVIKRMMDMIQEIEKELIQVLLENIPESARTEQPKNSGLINGPQIDSSRNGVVASQDQVDDLLDSLGF; this is encoded by the coding sequence GTGATGGATACAATGACTACAGCCCAGGCGGCAGGTAACGTTAACGACATTATTTCGCGCATCGGTAATATGACCCGCCTGCTGCGCGACAGCCTGAAAGACCTGGGACTGGATCAGACCATTATCCAGGCAGCCGAAGCCATCCCTGATGCCCGGGAGCGCCTGAGCTACGTGGTGAGCAAGACCTCTCAGGCGGCAGATACTGTACTAAACTGCGTGGACGAAGCGCGTCCTTTGCAGGACCGTTTGCACAGCGGTGCGGGTGAGCTCTCTCTGCGCTGGGATGCCTGGTTTGAGGATCCGATTGAGCTGTCCGATGCCCGTGAGCTGGTACGCGACACCCGCAGCTTTTTGAAAGAGACGCCAGCGCTGGTCGATAAAACCAATGCGCATCTGATGGATATTATGATGGCGCAGGATTTCCAGGATCTGACGGGTCAGGTCATCAAACGCATGATGGACATGATCCAGGAGATCGAAAAAGAACTGATCCAGGTTCTGCTGGAAAACATCCCGGAATCGGCACGCACGGAGCAGCCTAAAAATAGTGGACTGATCAACGGACCGCAGATAGACAGCTCACGCAATGGCGTAGTGGCAAGCCAGGATCAGGTGGATGACTTACTGGATAGCCTTGGTTTTTAA
- the flhB gene encoding flagellar biosynthesis protein FlhB, with protein MAEESDQEKTEDPTPTRREKARKEGQIPRSKELTSLLMLVAGWALLWTVGHHMARDLGLLLQDGLNFDHSIINDQKTMVRQFGRLILEAVSALVPLMMGLVLVAIGSPMLLGGLHFSGKSFKPNFKRMNPLPGIKRMFSKQFVSEMLKSVLKVTLVTVTCSLFLWGNWAKMMRLLHETPLTAIDDALALISQCMLLITLSLIPMVAYDVFYQIFSNLKKMRMTRQEIRDEFKQQEGDPHVKGRIRQQQRAAAQRRMMSDVPKADVIVNNPTHYSVALRYEEGAMSAPKVVAKGAGAIALRIRELGNEHRIPMLEAPPLARALYRHSEIGQPIPTALYSAVAEVLAWVYGLRRWRKEGGLIPRKPQNISVPAGLDFARESKH; from the coding sequence GTGGCTGAAGAAAGCGACCAGGAAAAAACAGAAGACCCCACCCCCACACGACGAGAGAAAGCGCGAAAAGAGGGACAAATCCCCCGTTCGAAAGAGCTGACCTCGCTGTTGATGCTGGTGGCTGGCTGGGCACTGCTGTGGACGGTGGGGCACCACATGGCCCGCGATCTCGGGTTGCTATTGCAGGACGGGCTGAATTTCGATCACAGCATCATTAACGACCAGAAGACCATGGTGCGTCAGTTCGGGCGCCTGATACTGGAGGCGGTCAGCGCCCTGGTGCCGCTGATGATGGGGCTGGTGCTGGTGGCGATAGGCTCGCCGATGCTGCTGGGCGGTCTGCATTTCAGCGGCAAGTCGTTTAAGCCCAACTTTAAACGGATGAACCCGCTGCCCGGCATTAAGCGCATGTTTTCCAAACAGTTTGTATCAGAGATGCTGAAAAGCGTGCTGAAAGTCACCCTGGTGACGGTGACCTGCAGTCTGTTTCTGTGGGGCAACTGGGCCAAAATGATGCGCCTGCTGCACGAAACGCCATTGACCGCCATTGATGACGCGCTGGCCCTGATTTCGCAGTGCATGTTGCTGATTACGCTGAGCCTTATTCCAATGGTGGCTTATGACGTATTTTACCAAATCTTCAGCAACCTGAAGAAAATGCGTATGACCCGCCAGGAGATCCGCGACGAATTTAAACAGCAGGAGGGGGACCCGCACGTTAAAGGACGCATCCGTCAGCAGCAGCGGGCCGCGGCCCAGCGCCGCATGATGAGCGACGTACCCAAAGCGGACGTGATTGTGAATAACCCGACTCACTATTCCGTTGCCCTACGCTATGAGGAAGGCGCTATGTCGGCGCCAAAAGTGGTGGCGAAAGGGGCTGGCGCCATTGCGCTGCGCATTCGCGAACTGGGCAACGAACACCGCATTCCCATGCTGGAAGCGCCGCCGCTGGCGCGCGCGCTGTATCGCCATAGTGAAATCGGCCAGCCGATTCCCACCGCACTCTATAGCGCGGTGGCCGAAGTGCTCGCCTGGGTCTATGGACTGCGCCGCTGGCGTAAAGAAGGCGGGCTTATCCCGCGCAAACCGCAAAACATTTCGGTTCCGGCAGGGCTGGACTTTGCACGAGAGAGTAAACACTGA
- the flhA gene encoding flagellar biosynthesis protein FlhA, whose protein sequence is MSNIATKLRLPNLKETQWQILAGPVLIMLILAMMVLPLPAFLLDLFFTFNIVLALMILMVAMFTQRTLEFAAFPTILLFSTLLRLALNVASTRIILMEGHTGSAAAGHVVEAFGHFLVGGNFAIGIVVFIILVIINFMVITKGAGRIAEVGARFTLDGMPGKQMAIDADLNAGLIGEEEAKRRRTEVTQESDFYGSMDGASKFVRGDAIAGILILVIEMVGGLLVGMLSHGMPFGQAGETYVLLAIGDGLVAQIPALIISTAAGVIVTRVSNEQSVGEQMFTQLFSNPRVMVLAAGVIGLLGLIPGMPNFVFLLFTGGLLGLAWWLRGADGKGRTSSGTAADGQTEKDPIKQESLQASEATWQDVQFEDMLGLEVGYRLIPMVDGAQSGELLGRIRGIRKKFAQDMGFLPPVVHIRDNLDLTPTHYRILMKGVEIGSGETQPERWMAINPGNAVGSLEGEPCQEPAFGLEAVWIDEVLREQAQTQGYTVVDASTVMATHLNHLIAMNASDLFGRQETQQLLDRITKDMPKLIEDLIPGTVSLTVLHKVLQNLLAERVSIRDMRSIIEALAEHAPGQTDPDELTALVRVKLGRAITHQWFPGSGELQVIGLDVGLERILIQAAQSGSGLEPGIAENLMIQTERALQRQEAMGAPPVLLVNHILRMMLSRFLRRAMPQLVVMSNMEIANHRPIRMSSIVGGQ, encoded by the coding sequence ATGTCCAACATCGCCACAAAGCTACGCTTACCCAATCTTAAAGAGACCCAATGGCAAATCCTTGCCGGTCCGGTACTGATCATGCTGATTCTGGCGATGATGGTACTGCCGCTACCGGCGTTCCTGCTGGATCTGTTCTTCACCTTCAACATCGTCCTGGCGCTGATGATTCTGATGGTGGCCATGTTCACCCAGCGAACCCTGGAATTCGCCGCCTTCCCGACCATCCTGCTGTTCTCCACCCTGCTCAGGCTGGCGCTCAACGTCGCTTCCACCCGTATCATCCTGATGGAAGGTCATACCGGTTCAGCGGCGGCGGGCCATGTGGTAGAGGCCTTTGGTCACTTCCTGGTGGGCGGTAACTTCGCCATCGGTATCGTGGTGTTTATTATCCTTGTGATCATCAACTTTATGGTTATCACCAAGGGTGCAGGCCGTATCGCGGAAGTAGGTGCTCGCTTTACTCTGGACGGAATGCCTGGCAAGCAGATGGCTATCGATGCCGACCTGAACGCCGGTCTGATTGGCGAAGAAGAAGCCAAACGTCGTCGTACCGAAGTGACTCAGGAGTCCGACTTTTACGGCTCCATGGACGGTGCGAGTAAATTCGTCCGCGGTGACGCCATCGCCGGTATTCTGATTCTGGTTATCGAGATGGTCGGCGGCCTGCTGGTGGGTATGCTGAGCCACGGCATGCCGTTCGGCCAGGCTGGTGAAACCTACGTTCTGCTGGCGATTGGTGACGGTCTGGTCGCCCAGATCCCGGCGCTGATTATCTCCACCGCCGCCGGTGTTATCGTGACCCGCGTGTCGAATGAGCAGAGCGTGGGCGAACAGATGTTTACCCAGTTGTTCAGCAACCCAAGAGTCATGGTGCTGGCTGCGGGCGTAATCGGCTTGCTGGGGCTGATCCCCGGCATGCCGAACTTCGTCTTCCTGCTGTTTACCGGCGGGCTACTGGGACTAGCCTGGTGGCTGCGCGGCGCCGACGGCAAAGGGCGGACCTCTTCCGGAACCGCGGCAGACGGTCAGACGGAGAAAGATCCCATCAAGCAGGAGTCCCTGCAGGCCAGCGAAGCTACCTGGCAGGACGTACAGTTCGAAGATATGCTGGGGCTGGAAGTGGGTTACCGCCTGATTCCAATGGTGGATGGCGCCCAGAGCGGCGAACTGCTTGGCCGTATCCGCGGCATTCGTAAGAAATTCGCTCAGGATATGGGCTTCCTGCCGCCGGTGGTGCACATCCGCGACAATCTCGACCTGACGCCGACTCACTACCGTATTCTGATGAAAGGGGTGGAAATAGGCAGCGGTGAAACTCAGCCGGAGCGCTGGATGGCAATTAATCCCGGTAATGCCGTGGGCTCCCTGGAAGGCGAGCCCTGCCAGGAGCCAGCCTTCGGTCTGGAAGCGGTCTGGATCGACGAAGTTCTGCGCGAACAGGCTCAGACCCAGGGCTACACCGTGGTGGATGCCAGCACCGTGATGGCGACACACCTTAACCATCTGATTGCCATGAATGCCAGCGATCTGTTTGGTCGTCAGGAAACCCAGCAGTTGCTCGATCGCATCACCAAAGATATGCCGAAGCTTATCGAGGATCTGATCCCCGGTACCGTCAGCCTGACCGTGCTGCATAAGGTTCTGCAAAATCTGCTGGCCGAGCGCGTCTCCATCCGCGATATGCGCTCGATTATTGAAGCCCTGGCCGAACATGCGCCGGGCCAGACCGATCCGGATGAGCTGACCGCGCTGGTGCGCGTGAAGCTGGGTCGCGCCATTACTCATCAGTGGTTCCCGGGCAGTGGGGAGCTGCAGGTGATTGGTCTGGATGTGGGGCTGGAGCGCATTCTGATTCAGGCAGCCCAGAGCGGCAGCGGCCTTGAACCGGGCATCGCGGAAAACCTGATGATTCAGACGGAACGTGCGCTCCAGCGTCAGGAGGCTATGGGTGCGCCGCCGGTACTGCTGGTGAACCACATCCTGCGTATGATGCTGTCGCGCTTCCTGCGCCGCGCCATGCCGCAGCTGGTGGTGATGTCCAATATGGAGATCGCAAACCATCGCCCTATTCGGATGAGCTCTATCGTGGGGGGTCAATAG
- a CDS encoding flagellar protein FlhE, with translation MRRSIALALICGLLPQAALAATASWSQTTVGGILNVGNQIMSGRPLTPSVAVPPQATVTRISWRISLLNPPPPGLEIKLCTQARCVKIDALAGQRALPENMRPGDTWRFIYSVNQRGQLRPPLNVVSQQLTVNYRLTSS, from the coding sequence ATGCGCCGCAGTATCGCTCTGGCTTTGATTTGTGGTCTGTTACCGCAGGCCGCCCTTGCCGCCACCGCCTCCTGGAGCCAGACCACCGTCGGCGGCATACTGAACGTCGGCAACCAGATAATGTCCGGCAGGCCGCTAACCCCTTCTGTCGCCGTACCGCCTCAGGCCACCGTCACCCGTATCAGCTGGCGGATTTCGTTACTCAATCCCCCGCCACCGGGGCTGGAGATTAAGCTGTGCACCCAGGCCCGCTGCGTCAAAATTGACGCGCTGGCCGGCCAGCGAGCGCTGCCGGAAAATATGCGCCCCGGCGATACCTGGCGCTTTATTTATTCGGTAAATCAACGCGGCCAGCTACGCCCGCCGCTTAATGTCGTCAGTCAGCAGCTCACCGTGAATTACCGTCTGACATCATCATAA
- a CDS encoding winged helix-turn-helix domain-containing protein yields MMVYLINDTVVFRMEDGALWNTTAAEEIIHISSTIARILSFFIENHGVILRRTAILSEVWEKYGLYSSNNTLNQYISILRRTFVRLGLEGEVIQTIPRVGFIMLEHVGIQTIDLNNTQENDKHSDTSAVQKSPAENMPGWQHLRLSSGKLIKAFAISVIGIAFPCLIYAIHPNNTPAPNLIYDQKNRHGPCEIYSLSKKTSDWIAADDNLQRLLDESKITCDEGDTIIMKVSEYSINAHPEQLFVANCLPDENAPTTFKACKSIYHYE; encoded by the coding sequence ATGATGGTTTATTTAATTAATGACACGGTTGTTTTTCGAATGGAAGATGGCGCGTTATGGAATACCACAGCTGCGGAAGAAATCATCCACATCTCCTCTACCATCGCCAGGATACTAAGTTTTTTCATAGAAAATCATGGCGTGATCTTAAGGAGGACGGCCATATTATCAGAAGTCTGGGAAAAATATGGCTTGTATTCATCCAATAATACGTTGAATCAGTATATCTCGATACTGAGACGCACCTTTGTACGGCTGGGTCTGGAAGGCGAAGTTATTCAAACAATACCCAGGGTCGGCTTTATTATGCTGGAACACGTTGGTATCCAGACGATTGATCTCAACAATACACAGGAAAACGATAAGCACTCCGACACTTCCGCAGTGCAAAAATCACCCGCCGAAAATATGCCAGGTTGGCAGCATCTCAGGCTCAGTTCGGGAAAGCTGATCAAAGCCTTTGCGATTAGCGTTATCGGCATCGCGTTTCCCTGCCTGATTTATGCTATCCACCCGAACAATACGCCAGCGCCTAATCTGATCTATGATCAAAAAAATCGCCATGGCCCATGTGAAATCTATTCACTAAGTAAAAAAACGTCTGACTGGATAGCAGCAGATGACAATCTGCAACGCTTGTTGGATGAAAGTAAAATAACATGCGACGAAGGGGACACCATTATTATGAAGGTGAGTGAATATTCAATAAATGCTCATCCGGAACAGTTGTTTGTAGCGAATTGCCTGCCCGATGAAAATGCTCCCACTACATTCAAAGCCTGTAAGAGCATCTATCACTATGAATAA
- the fliR gene encoding flagellar biosynthetic protein FliR yields MYQVDISQIGALISHYFWPSVRVLALFTTAPIISEKQITTRVKIGLAMLISFLIAPSLPPVKVDIVTVSGLWLALQQILIGAAIGLTMQMIFAAVRTAGEIIGLQMGLSFATFVDPSGGPNMPVLARLLNVLMILLFLAFNGHLWMISILADSFTVIPIGPEPLNGHGFLAIVKTGGIIFSHGLMLGLPIITLLLTLNITLGLLNRLTPQLSIFVVGFPLTLTVGMVAMSLLIYTLAPFAEYLISDVFERLTQIMGDIG; encoded by the coding sequence ATGTACCAGGTCGATATTTCCCAGATTGGTGCGCTCATAAGCCACTACTTCTGGCCCAGCGTGCGGGTGCTGGCGCTGTTTACCACGGCGCCGATTATCAGTGAAAAACAGATAACCACCCGGGTGAAAATTGGCCTGGCGATGCTCATCTCTTTTCTGATTGCGCCTTCGCTCCCGCCGGTGAAGGTTGATATTGTGACGGTGAGCGGGCTGTGGCTGGCGCTGCAGCAGATTCTGATTGGCGCGGCCATTGGCCTGACCATGCAGATGATTTTTGCCGCGGTACGTACGGCGGGGGAGATAATCGGCCTGCAGATGGGGCTCTCTTTCGCGACCTTCGTCGATCCTTCCGGCGGCCCTAACATGCCGGTACTGGCGCGATTACTGAACGTGCTGATGATTCTGCTGTTTCTGGCATTCAACGGCCATCTGTGGATGATCTCCATTCTGGCGGACAGCTTTACCGTGATCCCCATCGGCCCGGAACCGCTGAATGGCCACGGCTTTCTGGCTATCGTGAAAACCGGGGGGATTATCTTTTCCCACGGGTTGATGCTGGGACTGCCGATTATTACCCTGCTACTGACGCTGAATATTACCCTGGGTCTGCTGAATCGCCTGACGCCGCAGCTCTCTATCTTTGTGGTGGGTTTCCCGCTGACCCTGACGGTGGGAATGGTGGCGATGTCGCTGCTGATCTACACCCTGGCGCCGTTCGCTGAATATCTGATCAGCGATGTTTTTGAGCGTCTGACGCAGATTATGGGCGACATTGGCTAA
- the fliQ gene encoding flagellar biosynthesis protein FliQ, with protein MTPESVMALGYQAMRIGFSMASPLLIAALITGLVVSILQASTQINEMTLSFIPKILAVALTVVLAGPTLMNMFLDYMRTLFNSLPYIIG; from the coding sequence ATGACTCCTGAAAGCGTTATGGCGCTCGGCTATCAGGCTATGCGCATCGGATTCTCTATGGCGTCACCGTTGCTGATTGCCGCCCTGATTACCGGCCTGGTGGTCAGTATCCTCCAGGCATCGACCCAGATTAACGAGATGACGCTGTCGTTTATCCCGAAAATTCTGGCCGTTGCGTTGACCGTGGTGCTCGCCGGTCCGACCCTGATGAATATGTTCCTGGACTATATGCGCACGCTGTTTAACAGCCTGCCGTACATTATTGGCTGA